The Cetobacterium somerae ATCC BAA-474 genome includes a window with the following:
- a CDS encoding transporter substrate-binding domain-containing protein, with translation MKKIITLIMASVLSVSLFAEKLYVGTNAEFVPYEYLENGKLTGFDVELMELIGQKAGYEIVWKDMSFDGLIPALQTGKIDAIIAGMSQTTERQKAVDFSNPYLYFKSEHLVLVNNKSSLNNKEELKNKIVGVQLGSLQEEFATKLGANVRPYNSFLGALMDLENNKIDGVIIADKTGYEYLKSMKTLKTLDKITDNYPGASIALKKGSLEKVEKINKILENLKNTDEYNNLVIKYFPEKNN, from the coding sequence ATGAAAAAAATTATTACTTTAATCATGGCAAGCGTTTTATCAGTATCTTTATTTGCAGAAAAACTTTATGTTGGTACCAATGCTGAGTTTGTTCCATACGAATATCTTGAGAATGGTAAGTTAACAGGTTTTGATGTTGAACTTATGGAACTTATTGGCCAAAAAGCAGGATATGAAATTGTATGGAAAGATATGTCTTTTGATGGCCTTATTCCTGCTCTACAAACTGGAAAAATTGATGCTATAATCGCTGGTATGTCTCAAACAACAGAAAGACAAAAAGCAGTAGATTTTTCAAATCCATATTTATATTTTAAATCTGAGCATCTTGTTTTAGTTAATAATAAAAGCTCTTTAAACAATAAAGAAGAACTGAAGAATAAGATTGTTGGTGTGCAATTAGGTTCTCTTCAAGAGGAATTTGCAACAAAATTAGGTGCTAATGTTAGACCGTACAACTCATTTTTAGGCGCTCTTATGGATTTGGAAAACAATAAAATTGATGGTGTTATTATAGCTGATAAAACTGGATACGAATATTTAAAGTCTATGAAAACTCTAAAAACACTTGATAAAATTACAGATAATTACCCTGGTGCATCTATCGCTTTAAAGAAGGGAAGCTTAGAAAAAGTTGAAAAAATTAATAAAATTTTAGAAAATTTAAAAAACACTGATGAGTATAATAATTTAGTGATTAAATATTTTCCTGAAAAAAATAATTAA